GTTGAGATCAAGGCGTGCGAAAAATTTTACCGCAGGCATATAGTTGATATTCCGAGGATAAAATTTTGAGTAGAACGCAGATATCGGGCAAATTGGCCATTTGTGGATGGGCACTGACGAGTGCCCGTTCAGATATCGGGCCGATTGGCCATTTGTCGATGGGTTCTCACTATACCAACTGCAGCGCGACAGAGGAGGTCGACGATCAATATGGAAAACAGGCAACCTCAGAAAATTAAACTGAAGGCAGACGGTGCACTCGATGTTCCCGAGACCCCGATCATTCCCTTTATCGAAGGCGACGGCATCGGACGCGACATCTGGCCCGCTACCCGGCTCGTCCTGGACAAAGCCATCGAGGCGGCTTACGGGGGCCGGCGCAGAATCGAGTGGCATGAATTGCTCGTGGGAGAGAAGGGTTTTCATGAAACCGGCGAATGGCTGTCGGAGGAGGCTTTGGCGGCGATTCAGGACCATGTCGTTGCCATCAAGGGACCGATGACGACGCCCATCGGCACCGGGATCCGCAGCTTGAACGTGGCCATTCGGCAAAAGCTGGATCTCTATGCCTGCGTGCGTCCGGTCCGTTATATCCATCCGGTGCCGAGTCCGATGAAATCACCGGAAAAGATCGACATGGTCGTGTTCCGGGAGAACACCGAGGATCTGTATGCCGGCATCGAATGGCAGGCGGGCAGCGATGAGGCGCGCAAGGTCATCGACTTTTTGAATACCCAGATGGGAACGGAACTCTCGGGCATGACCGGCATCGGGATCAAACCGATCAGCGAAAAGAACACCAAAAGGCTGGTGGCCATGGCGATTGCCTATGCCGTCGAACAGGGGCGTAGCAGCGTGACCCTGATGCACAAAGGCAACATCATGAAATTCACCGAGGGCGCTTTCAGCCGCTGGGGCTACGAAGTCGCCAGGGAACGGTTCGCCGAGCAGACGCTTACCGAGGCGGATCTCTACGACCAGCATGGCGGACGACGCCCGGAAGGCAAGGTGGTCATAAAGGACCGCATTGCCGATATGCTGTTCCAGCAAGTGCTGCTGCGGCCCGACGAGTTCGACGTCATCGCCACCCCCAATCTCAACGGGGATTATATTTCCGACGCGCTCGCGGCCCAGGTCGGTGGGCTCGGTATGGCGCCGGGCGCCAACATTGGCGAT
This Desulfatitalea tepidiphila DNA region includes the following protein-coding sequences:
- the icd gene encoding isocitrate dehydrogenase (NADP(+)); translated protein: MENRQPQKIKLKADGALDVPETPIIPFIEGDGIGRDIWPATRLVLDKAIEAAYGGRRRIEWHELLVGEKGFHETGEWLSEEALAAIQDHVVAIKGPMTTPIGTGIRSLNVAIRQKLDLYACVRPVRYIHPVPSPMKSPEKIDMVVFRENTEDLYAGIEWQAGSDEARKVIDFLNTQMGTELSGMTGIGIKPISEKNTKRLVAMAIAYAVEQGRSSVTLMHKGNIMKFTEGAFSRWGYEVARERFAEQTLTEADLYDQHGGRRPEGKVVIKDRIADMLFQQVLLRPDEFDVIATPNLNGDYISDALAAQVGGLGMAPGANIGDTCAVFEATHGTAPKYAGLDKVNPSSLILSGAMMLDHMGWKESADKVRRALQATVKDGIVTYDLARQIQGAKEVKCSAFAKAITEHL